One genomic segment of Bacteroides caccae includes these proteins:
- a CDS encoding GNAT family N-acetyltransferase — translation MIKLQPISTSDLQHYKFMEELLVDAFPPEEYRQLEELREYTDRTGNFHNNIIFDDDLPIGLITYWDFGRFYYVEHFATNPALRNGGYGKRTLEYLCNHLQLPIVLEVERPVEEMAKRRICFYERQGFTLWKNDYYQPPYKPGDDFLPMYLMVYGDLNPEKDYEDIRHKLHTVVYGVKE, via the coding sequence ATGATTAAGCTTCAACCGATCAGCACATCGGATTTACAACATTACAAGTTTATGGAAGAACTCCTCGTTGATGCATTTCCACCGGAAGAATACCGTCAATTGGAAGAGTTACGCGAGTATACCGACCGGACGGGCAACTTTCATAATAATATCATCTTTGATGATGACCTGCCTATTGGGCTCATCACGTACTGGGATTTCGGCCGCTTCTACTATGTAGAACACTTCGCCACCAATCCCGCCCTGCGCAACGGCGGATACGGGAAACGGACGTTGGAATACTTGTGCAACCACCTGCAATTGCCTATCGTACTGGAAGTAGAACGCCCCGTAGAGGAAATGGCAAAACGCCGTATTTGTTTCTATGAGCGTCAAGGATTCACCTTGTGGAAAAATGACTATTATCAGCCGCCCTACAAGCCCGGAGATGATTTTCTTCCGATGTATTTAATGGTGTACGGTGACTTGAATCCGGAAAAGGATTACGAAGATATAAGACATAAGCTCCACACTGTTGTTTACGGGGTAAAGGAGTAA
- a CDS encoding ExbD/TolR family protein: MGKFNKTGKREMPALNTSSLPDLIFTLLFFFMIVTTMREVTLKVQFTLPQGTELEKLEKKSLVTFIYVGEPTQEYRAKMGTESRIQLNDSYAEVGEVQDFIFQERASMSEGDAAKMTVSLKVDQKTKMGIVTDVKNALRKSYALKINYSATKRGEK, translated from the coding sequence ATGGGAAAATTTAATAAGACTGGTAAACGTGAAATGCCGGCTTTGAATACTTCTTCATTGCCTGACCTTATCTTTACCTTGTTGTTCTTCTTTATGATTGTAACAACAATGCGTGAGGTAACATTAAAGGTGCAGTTTACACTTCCGCAAGGTACTGAACTCGAAAAACTGGAGAAGAAATCATTGGTGACATTCATTTATGTGGGCGAACCGACTCAGGAATATCGTGCGAAAATGGGTACTGAAAGCCGTATTCAGCTCAACGACAGCTATGCTGAAGTGGGCGAAGTACAGGACTTCATCTTCCAGGAACGTGCTAGTATGAGTGAGGGTGACGCTGCCAAAATGACTGTGTCTCTGAAAGTAGACCAGAAGACTAAAATGGGTATTGTTACTGACGTAAAAAATGCTCTTAGAAAGTCATACGCTTTGAAGATTAACTACTCAGCTACTAAACGTGGTGAGAAATAA
- a CDS encoding ExbD/TolR family protein produces MAKGKRKVPDINSSSTADIAFLLLIFFLITTSMDTDRGLARLLPPPPEEQNDDTTDKIKERNILQVYLNKDDALMCGNDYIGVDQLRQKAKEFIANVNNAENMPEKTQKNVEFFGTYMVNDKHVISLQNDRGSSYQAYISVQNELVAAYNELRDELATEKFGVKYSELSDEQQKAVREIYPQRISEAEPKKYGEKK; encoded by the coding sequence ATGGCAAAAGGAAAAAGAAAAGTTCCTGATATTAACTCAAGTTCTACGGCGGATATCGCTTTCTTGTTGCTGATCTTCTTCTTGATTACGACATCAATGGATACGGACCGTGGTTTGGCAAGACTTTTGCCTCCACCACCCGAAGAACAGAATGATGATACTACCGATAAGATTAAAGAACGTAACATCCTGCAGGTTTATCTGAATAAAGATGATGCTTTGATGTGCGGAAATGATTATATCGGAGTTGATCAGTTGAGACAGAAAGCCAAAGAATTTATTGCTAACGTTAATAACGCAGAGAACATGCCGGAAAAGACACAAAAGAATGTGGAATTCTTCGGTACATATATGGTTAATGACAAGCACGTAATTTCTTTGCAGAACGACCGTGGATCTTCTTATCAGGCATATATTAGTGTGCAGAACGAATTGGTGGCTGCATATAATGAATTGAGAGACGAGTTAGCAACAGAAAAATTCGGAGTTAAATACTCGGAGTTGAGTGACGAACAGCAAAAGGCAGTTCGTGAAATCTATCCGCAACGAATTTCTGAAGCAGAACCTAAAAAATACGGAGAAAAAAAGTAG
- a CDS encoding MotA/TolQ/ExbB proton channel family protein, which yields MKKLFAIVAVIGAFTFGSIQLAQAQDAPAAEQTEQQAAPAAEATTAAAPAAEEGGIHKEIKVKFIEGTASFMSLVAIALVIGLAFCIERIIYLSLAEINTKKFMASIEAALEKGDVEAAKDIARNTRGPVASIYYQGLMRIDQGIDVVEKSVVSYGGVQAGYLEKGCSWITLFIAMAPSLGFLGTVIGMVQAFDKIQQVGDISPTVVAGGMKVALITTIFGLIVALILQVFYNYVLSKIEALTSEMEDSSISLLDMVIKYDLKYKK from the coding sequence ATGAAAAAGTTATTTGCAATTGTTGCTGTGATTGGGGCCTTTACATTTGGCTCAATTCAACTTGCTCAGGCTCAAGACGCTCCTGCAGCAGAACAAACTGAACAACAAGCTGCTCCTGCTGCTGAAGCTACTACAGCTGCCGCTCCTGCTGCAGAAGAAGGTGGTATTCACAAGGAAATCAAAGTTAAATTCATCGAAGGTACTGCATCTTTCATGAGTTTGGTAGCAATCGCTTTGGTGATTGGTTTGGCATTCTGTATCGAACGTATCATCTATTTGAGCTTGGCTGAAATCAACACAAAGAAATTCATGGCATCTATCGAAGCTGCTTTGGAAAAAGGAGATGTTGAAGCTGCTAAAGACATTGCCCGTAACACTAGAGGTCCTGTTGCTTCTATCTACTACCAAGGTCTGATGAGAATCGATCAAGGTATCGATGTAGTTGAGAAGTCAGTTGTATCTTACGGTGGCGTACAGGCTGGTTACCTTGAAAAAGGATGTTCTTGGATCACACTGTTTATCGCAATGGCTCCGTCACTCGGATTCTTGGGTACTGTAATCGGTATGGTGCAGGCATTTGATAAAATCCAGCAGGTAGGTGATATCTCTCCGACGGTTGTAGCAGGTGGTATGAAAGTCGCTTTGATCACAACTATCTTCGGTTTGATCGTTGCTTTGATTCTTCAGGTATTCTACAACTACGTACTTTCTAAGATTGAAGCTCTTACAAGCGAAATGGAAGATTCTTCTATCTCTTTGCTTGACATGGTAATCAAATATGATCTGAAATACAAAAAATAA
- a CDS encoding TatD family hydrolase — translation MLIDTHSHLFLEEFSEDLPQVMERARKAGVSHIFMPNIDSMTIEPMLSVCADYPDLCYPMIGLHPTSVNETYERELAIVRERLSAPNNFVAIGEIGLDLYWDKTFLNEQLFVLEKQIEWALEYNFPIVIHSREAFDYIYKVMKTYKNTPLTGIFHSFTGTPDEAAKLLEFEGFMLGINGVVTFKKSTLPDTLWTVPLERIVLETDSPYLTPVPNRGKRNESANVRDTFLKIAEIYQMNPEYVAQVTTENALKVFVIRK, via the coding sequence ATGCTGATAGATACCCATTCTCATCTTTTTTTAGAAGAATTTTCCGAAGATTTGCCACAGGTAATGGAACGTGCACGGAAAGCAGGCGTTTCCCATATTTTCATGCCCAATATTGACAGTATGACAATCGAACCAATGTTGTCTGTCTGCGCCGATTATCCGGACCTTTGTTATCCGATGATCGGTCTGCATCCGACTTCGGTCAACGAGACGTATGAGCGGGAACTGGCAATTGTACGTGAACGTCTGTCGGCCCCGAACAACTTCGTGGCAATCGGCGAAATAGGACTGGACCTTTATTGGGATAAAACCTTCCTGAACGAGCAACTGTTTGTCCTTGAAAAGCAGATCGAGTGGGCGCTTGAATACAATTTTCCTATTGTTATTCATTCCAGGGAGGCGTTCGATTATATATATAAGGTAATGAAAACCTATAAAAACACCCCATTGACCGGTATTTTTCATAGTTTCACCGGGACGCCCGATGAGGCGGCGAAGTTGTTGGAGTTTGAAGGGTTTATGCTGGGTATTAACGGAGTGGTCACTTTTAAAAAGTCAACTTTGCCGGACACTTTGTGGACAGTTCCCTTGGAGCGTATTGTGCTCGAAACCGATTCCCCCTATCTGACTCCCGTCCCAAATCGCGGAAAAAGGAATGAGAGCGCCAATGTGCGGGACACCTTTCTGAAAATAGCTGAGATTTATCAGATGAATCCGGAGTACGTTGCACAAGTCACTACCGAAAACGCGCTAAAAGTGTTTGTAATCCGCAAATAA
- a CDS encoding polyprenyl synthetase family protein — protein MFTASQLLDKINNYISEIQFTREPKGLYEPIEYILSLGGKRIRPVLMLMAYNLYREDVASIYDPAAAIEVYHNHTLLHDDLMDRSDMRRGKPTVHKVWNDNTAILSGDAMLILAFRLMTAAPSEHLKEVMELFGLTTLEICEGQQLDMEFESRDNVTEDEYIEMIRLKTAVLLAGSLKIGAILAGATAEDAENLYNFGMQIGVAFQLQDDLLDVYGDPEVFGKKIGGDILCNKKTYMLIKALNRADEKQREELDRWLNADDCQPAEKIEAVTGLYNQLNIRNVCENKMREYYTSAMESLAAVAVAEERKKELKNLVKLLMYREM, from the coding sequence ATGTTTACAGCTTCTCAACTACTCGATAAGATAAATAATTATATTTCTGAAATTCAGTTTACCCGGGAACCGAAAGGACTTTATGAACCGATTGAATACATCCTTTCACTGGGAGGGAAGCGGATACGACCAGTATTAATGTTGATGGCATATAACTTGTATCGGGAGGATGTTGCTTCTATATATGACCCTGCCGCTGCCATTGAAGTATATCATAATCACACTTTGTTACATGATGATTTAATGGACCGCTCAGATATGCGCCGGGGAAAACCGACCGTGCATAAAGTATGGAATGATAATACCGCTATTCTGTCGGGAGACGCCATGCTTATTCTGGCATTCCGCCTGATGACGGCTGCTCCGTCGGAGCACTTGAAGGAGGTCATGGAATTATTCGGTCTGACTACATTGGAGATTTGTGAGGGGCAACAGCTGGATATGGAATTTGAGTCTCGTGATAACGTCACGGAAGACGAATATATCGAAATGATACGTCTCAAAACGGCTGTGTTGCTTGCCGGCAGTTTGAAGATTGGTGCAATTCTGGCAGGAGCGACTGCCGAAGATGCTGAAAATCTATATAATTTTGGTATGCAGATAGGAGTTGCATTCCAGTTGCAGGATGATTTGCTTGATGTCTATGGTGACCCGGAAGTGTTCGGGAAGAAAATAGGCGGAGATATTCTTTGCAACAAAAAGACGTATATGTTGATAAAAGCTTTGAACCGCGCGGACGAAAAGCAACGGGAAGAATTGGACCGTTGGCTGAATGCGGACGATTGTCAGCCTGCCGAAAAAATAGAAGCGGTGACCGGACTGTATAATCAGTTGAATATACGTAATGTTTGCGAAAATAAAATGCGTGAATACTACACAAGTGCTATGGAAAGTCTGGCAGCAGTTGCCGTAGCCGAGGAACGGAAAAAAGAATTAAAGAACCTGGTGAAGCTGTTGATGTACCGTGAAATGTAG
- a CDS encoding energy transducer TonB, with translation MEVKKSPKADLEGRKSTWLLVGYVVVLAFMFVAFEWTQRDVKIDTSQAVADLVFEEEIIPITETPEQQAPPPPEAPKVAELLEIVDDKAEIDETTTIINEDNAAPVEVKYVPVQVVEEEPEEQTIFEVVENMPDFPGGQAALMQYLAKNIKYPTIAQENGTQGRVIVQFVVNRDGSIVDAKVVRSVDPYLDKEALRVINTMPKWKPGMQRGKPVRVKFTVPVMFRLQ, from the coding sequence ATGGAAGTTAAAAAATCACCCAAAGCCGACCTGGAAGGCAGAAAGTCTACATGGTTGCTCGTTGGTTACGTGGTAGTATTAGCTTTCATGTTCGTGGCGTTCGAATGGACCCAGCGTGACGTGAAGATTGATACAAGCCAGGCAGTAGCTGACCTTGTGTTTGAAGAGGAAATCATTCCTATTACCGAAACTCCTGAACAACAGGCTCCACCACCACCTGAAGCTCCGAAAGTGGCTGAATTGCTGGAGATCGTCGACGATAAAGCCGAAATTGATGAAACAACAACCATTATCAATGAAGATAATGCTGCTCCGGTAGAAGTAAAATATGTACCGGTACAGGTTGTTGAAGAAGAGCCGGAAGAACAGACTATCTTTGAAGTTGTAGAGAACATGCCGGACTTCCCTGGCGGACAAGCAGCTTTGATGCAGTATTTGGCTAAGAACATCAAATATCCTACTATCGCACAGGAAAACGGAACTCAAGGACGTGTAATCGTACAGTTCGTTGTCAACAGAGACGGTAGTATCGTAGATGCGAAAGTGGTACGTAGCGTTGACCCGTATCTGGATAAAGAAGCTCTCCGCGTGATTAACACCATGCCGAAATGGAAACCTGGTATGCAGCGTGGAAAACCGGTACGTGTTAAATTTACGGTTCCTGTAATGTTCAGATTGCAGTAA
- the cmk gene encoding (d)CMP kinase — translation MKKITIAIDGFSSCGKSTMAKDLAREVGYIYIDSGAMYRAVTLYSIENGIFDGDIIDTEKLKKEIGNIHISFRLNKEGRPETYLNDVNVEDKIRSMSVSSKVSPISALDFVRKEMVAQQQSMGAKKGIVMDGRDIGTTVFPNAELKIFVTATPEIRARRRYDELKAKGQEASFDEILENVKQRDYIDQHRDVSPLRKADDALLLDNTDLTIAQQKEWLFDQFNKVTN, via the coding sequence ATGAAAAAGATAACAATAGCAATTGACGGCTTTTCCTCTTGCGGGAAAAGTACTATGGCAAAGGATTTAGCGCGTGAAGTGGGGTATATTTACATTGACAGCGGGGCCATGTATCGCGCGGTTACCTTATACAGCATAGAGAATGGTATTTTCGACGGCGACATCATCGATACGGAGAAACTGAAAAAAGAAATCGGGAATATTCATATCTCTTTCCGACTGAACAAGGAAGGACGCCCCGAAACCTATCTCAACGATGTTAATGTGGAAGATAAGATACGCTCGATGAGCGTGTCTTCCAAGGTCAGTCCGATCAGTGCACTCGACTTTGTACGCAAAGAAATGGTAGCCCAACAGCAGTCTATGGGAGCTAAAAAAGGAATTGTAATGGACGGACGCGATATCGGAACAACAGTTTTCCCAAATGCCGAACTGAAAATATTCGTGACAGCTACGCCGGAAATCCGTGCCCGGCGCCGCTATGACGAACTGAAAGCGAAAGGACAGGAAGCCAGTTTCGACGAAATTCTGGAGAATGTGAAACAACGGGATTACATCGACCAGCACCGTGATGTCAGTCCGTTACGCAAAGCGGATGACGCCTTGCTGCTGGATAATACGGATCTGACCATTGCACAACAGAAAGAATGGCTGTTTGATCAATTTAATAAAGTTACCAACTAG
- a CDS encoding 4-hydroxy-3-methylbut-2-enyl diphosphate reductase: protein MIKVEIDEGSGFCFGVVTAIHKAEEELAKGETLYCLGDIVHNSREVDRLKTMGLITINREEFKKLRNAKVLLRAHGEPPETYIIARENNIEIIDATCPVVLRLQKRIKQEFLENEHPEKQIVIYGKTGHAEVLGLVGQTDGKAIVIEKAEEAKKLDLSKSIRLFSQTTKSLDEFQEIVEYIKQNISPETTFEYYDTICRQVANRMPKLREFAASHDLIFFVSGKKSSNGKMLFEECLKVNPNSHLIDNEEEIDPSLIQNVTSIGVCGATSTPKWLMEKIYKHIQALIS from the coding sequence ATGATTAAAGTAGAAATAGACGAAGGTTCCGGATTCTGTTTCGGTGTGGTGACGGCCATTCACAAAGCAGAGGAGGAACTGGCAAAGGGTGAAACGCTCTATTGCCTTGGAGATATCGTACACAACAGCCGGGAGGTAGACAGGCTGAAAACAATGGGACTAATCACTATTAACCGCGAGGAATTCAAGAAGTTACGGAATGCCAAGGTGTTGCTTCGCGCACATGGGGAACCGCCGGAGACTTACATTATTGCCCGCGAAAACAATATAGAAATTATTGATGCAACTTGCCCGGTAGTGCTCAGATTACAGAAACGAATCAAACAGGAATTTCTGGAAAACGAACATCCGGAGAAACAAATCGTCATATACGGCAAAACGGGTCATGCCGAAGTGTTGGGGCTGGTAGGACAGACGGACGGAAAAGCGATCGTCATCGAAAAAGCGGAAGAAGCGAAAAAACTGGATTTGAGTAAGAGTATCCGGCTTTTTTCCCAGACCACGAAGTCATTGGATGAGTTTCAGGAAATTGTAGAATACATCAAACAGAACATTTCGCCGGAAACCACTTTTGAATATTATGACACGATCTGTCGCCAGGTTGCCAACCGTATGCCCAAGCTACGGGAGTTTGCAGCGTCGCACGATTTGATATTTTTCGTCAGTGGCAAGAAAAGTTCGAACGGAAAAATGCTGTTTGAAGAATGTTTGAAGGTAAACCCCAACTCTCATCTGATAGATAATGAGGAGGAGATTGATCCTTCGCTCATTCAAAATGTAACATCTATCGGGGTATGTGGAGCAACTTCTACTCCCAAATGGTTAATGGAGAAAATATACAAACACATTCAAGCATTAATATCTTAG
- the pfkA gene encoding 6-phosphofructokinase: MGTVKCIGILTSGGDAPGMNAAIRAVTRAAIYNGLQVKGIYRGYKGLVTGEIKEFKSQNVSNIIQLGGTILKTARCKEFTTPEGRQLAYDNMKREGIDALVIIGGDGSLTGARIFAQEFDVPCIGLPGTIDNDLYGTDTTIGYDTALNTILDAVDKIRDTATSHERLFFVEVMGRDAGFLALNGAIASGAEAAIIPEFSTEVDQLEEFIKNGFRKSKNSSIVLVAESELTGGAMHYAERVKNEYPQYDVRVTILGHLQRGGSPTAHDRILASRLGAAAIDAIMEDQRNVMIGIEHDEIVYVPFSKAIKNDKPIKRDLVNVLKELSI; the protein is encoded by the coding sequence ATGGGAACAGTTAAGTGTATCGGTATTTTGACTTCCGGAGGTGATGCTCCGGGGATGAACGCAGCTATCCGCGCAGTGACACGAGCAGCTATTTATAATGGATTACAAGTTAAAGGTATATACAGAGGATACAAAGGTCTGGTAACAGGCGAAATCAAAGAGTTCAAAAGTCAGAATGTAAGTAATATCATCCAACTGGGTGGAACGATTCTGAAAACAGCTCGTTGTAAGGAGTTTACTACTCCGGAAGGCCGTCAGTTGGCTTACGATAATATGAAAAGAGAGGGCATCGATGCCTTGGTTATCATCGGTGGTGACGGTTCGCTGACAGGTGCCCGTATCTTTGCACAGGAATTTGATGTTCCGTGTATCGGACTTCCGGGAACTATTGACAACGACCTCTACGGTACAGATACGACCATCGGATATGATACCGCATTGAATACGATTCTGGATGCAGTGGACAAAATTCGCGACACAGCCACTTCACATGAGCGCCTGTTCTTCGTCGAAGTCATGGGACGTGATGCAGGTTTCCTCGCCTTGAACGGAGCAATTGCTTCAGGAGCAGAAGCTGCCATTATTCCGGAATTCAGTACGGAAGTCGACCAACTGGAAGAATTTATCAAGAACGGATTCCGCAAATCAAAGAACAGCAGTATCGTATTAGTGGCCGAAAGTGAACTGACCGGAGGTGCCATGCATTATGCTGAACGTGTAAAGAATGAATATCCGCAATACGATGTGCGCGTAACTATCTTGGGACACTTGCAGCGTGGTGGTAGCCCTACGGCTCATGACCGTATTCTGGCAAGCCGTCTGGGTGCGGCAGCGATCGACGCAATCATGGAGGACCAGCGCAACGTTATGATCGGAATTGAACATGATGAAATCGTTTACGTGCCGTTCAGCAAGGCTATCAAGAACGACAAGCCTATTAAGAGAGATCTTGTCAATGTATTGAAAGAGCTTTCTATCTAA
- a CDS encoding PepSY-associated TM helix domain-containing protein: MKKIFEKIHLWLSVPFGLIITLICFSGAMLVFEDEVNELFRHELYYVETVGEVPLPIEQLLEKVTATLPDSVSVTSVSISSDSERAYQVNLSKPRRASLYVDQYTGEVKGKSERSGFFMFMFRMHRWLLDNMNPGNEGIFWGKMIVGVSTLLFVFVLISGIAIWWPRTRKTLKNSLKISTKKGWKRFWYDLHVAGGMYSLIFLLAMSLTGLTWSFPWYRAAFYKVFGVEVQQRAAYGQERKGDSQKGDTKLALREGRKEGNKEHSENGHNYIHSVTSPFVYWQEVYDKLSRQNPEYKQISVASGTASVSFNRFGNQRAADRYSFNTDNGEFTETNLYQHQDKSGKIRGWIYSVHVGNWGGMLTRILTFIAALIGASLPLTGYYLWVKKLMNKRKREKAISLSSVEARKIA, encoded by the coding sequence ATGAAAAAAATATTTGAAAAGATACATTTGTGGCTTTCTGTCCCTTTCGGATTGATAATCACCCTTATTTGTTTTTCCGGTGCTATGTTGGTATTCGAGGATGAGGTGAATGAGTTGTTCCGCCACGAACTTTATTATGTGGAAACAGTGGGAGAAGTCCCACTCCCTATCGAACAGTTGCTTGAAAAGGTGACAGCTACATTGCCCGACAGTGTTTCTGTGACTAGTGTCAGCATTTCTTCCGATTCCGAGCGTGCTTATCAGGTTAACCTTTCCAAACCACGTCGTGCGTCATTATATGTAGACCAATATACGGGTGAAGTAAAAGGGAAAAGTGAGCGTAGCGGCTTTTTTATGTTTATGTTTCGGATGCACCGTTGGTTGCTGGATAATATGAATCCGGGTAATGAAGGGATCTTTTGGGGAAAGATGATTGTGGGTGTCAGCACGCTATTATTCGTTTTTGTGCTGATTTCAGGAATTGCTATCTGGTGGCCACGTACACGTAAAACACTGAAGAACAGTCTGAAAATATCAACAAAAAAAGGTTGGAAGAGGTTCTGGTATGATCTGCATGTAGCGGGAGGAATGTATTCCTTAATCTTTCTTTTAGCTATGTCGTTGACGGGGCTGACATGGTCTTTCCCGTGGTATCGGGCCGCTTTCTATAAAGTGTTCGGTGTGGAAGTGCAACAACGGGCTGCTTATGGGCAGGAGCGGAAAGGTGATTCTCAAAAGGGAGATACCAAGCTGGCTTTGCGTGAAGGAAGAAAAGAAGGGAATAAGGAACATTCGGAAAACGGTCACAATTATATACACTCTGTCACTTCACCTTTCGTCTATTGGCAAGAAGTTTACGATAAGCTAAGCCGCCAGAATCCGGAATATAAACAAATCAGTGTTGCTTCCGGTACGGCGAGCGTCTCTTTCAACCGTTTCGGAAATCAGCGTGCAGCTGACCGTTATTCTTTCAACACTGATAATGGTGAATTTACAGAAACAAATCTTTATCAACATCAGGATAAATCAGGAAAAATTCGTGGTTGGATTTACTCTGTACATGTTGGCAACTGGGGAGGAATGTTGACTCGGATTCTTACCTTTATTGCTGCTTTGATTGGTGCCTCATTGCCGTTGACCGGTTATTATTTATGGGTAAAAAAACTTATGAATAAGAGAAAACGTGAGAAAGCTATTTCTTTATCTTCCGTTGAGGCGAGAAAAATAGCATAA
- a CDS encoding DUF4374 domain-containing protein: MKKKFLQCVFAAAFCLSGGVFVASCDDVDNPVDNPSTDGETAYVVAATVGEASYLVAVSSLDEGTVSTKGKGTEVIGGTYWVYKGLDYVFALVYNKGGAGTGASYYLGADGKMKEKYTYTFNRITSYGTWGDKVVTVSTGDSSQKDDEQNVAQALLFNYLDATDGSQEEGTLIAENFLGNGEKVTWAGLVEANNKIYTSVIPMGMSKYGIKAWPDKVTDQELITKAEGGSGSGAYTAGVIPSTQYPDNAYVAIYSGTNFNGTPVIATTDKIGYACGRMRSQYYQTIWAADNGDVYVFSPGYGRTAVSSSDLKKVTGKKPSGVMRIKAGATDFDPDYYVNFEEIGTKHPIFRCWHISEDYFLLQLYKKGADDMIHGGTSADVSELAIFKAEDRTIIPVTGLPAEGKFGGEPYGENGYAYMAVTVTTGEHPAFYKIDTKTGKAVKGLTVEADAITTVGKMKYPSK; encoded by the coding sequence ATGAAGAAGAAGTTTTTGCAGTGTGTGTTTGCGGCGGCCTTTTGTTTGAGTGGTGGTGTGTTTGTTGCATCTTGCGATGATGTTGATAATCCGGTGGATAACCCTTCGACTGACGGAGAAACAGCCTATGTAGTGGCTGCTACAGTTGGTGAAGCAAGTTATTTGGTGGCAGTTAGTTCTCTTGATGAAGGAACAGTATCAACAAAAGGAAAAGGTACCGAAGTGATTGGCGGTACGTATTGGGTATATAAAGGGTTGGATTATGTATTTGCTTTAGTTTATAATAAAGGTGGTGCCGGTACGGGAGCTTCTTATTATTTGGGAGCAGATGGTAAAATGAAAGAAAAATATACATATACCTTTAATCGTATCACATCGTATGGAACATGGGGAGACAAGGTGGTGACTGTTTCTACCGGAGACTCAAGTCAGAAAGACGATGAGCAGAATGTAGCTCAGGCTTTGTTGTTTAATTATCTGGACGCAACTGACGGTTCGCAAGAAGAAGGCACATTGATCGCCGAAAATTTCTTGGGTAATGGTGAAAAAGTTACTTGGGCAGGATTGGTAGAAGCTAATAATAAAATTTATACTTCTGTCATTCCGATGGGTATGAGTAAGTACGGTATTAAGGCATGGCCGGACAAAGTAACCGACCAAGAACTTATCACTAAAGCTGAGGGCGGTAGTGGTAGTGGTGCTTATACGGCTGGCGTAATTCCTTCCACACAATATCCGGACAATGCTTATGTAGCAATTTATAGTGGTACTAACTTCAACGGGACACCCGTGATTGCTACGACTGATAAAATCGGTTATGCATGTGGTCGTATGCGTTCACAATATTATCAGACCATTTGGGCCGCTGATAATGGCGATGTGTATGTGTTCTCTCCCGGATATGGGCGTACGGCAGTTTCATCTTCTGATTTGAAGAAAGTGACAGGAAAGAAACCCTCAGGCGTAATGCGTATCAAAGCGGGTGCAACGGATTTCGATCCGGATTACTATGTGAACTTTGAAGAGATAGGCACTAAACATCCTATTTTCCGTTGCTGGCACATCTCTGAAGATTACTTCCTGCTTCAATTGTATAAAAAAGGAGCGGATGATATGATTCATGGCGGTACAAGTGCGGATGTCAGCGAGCTGGCTATTTTTAAGGCAGAAGATAGGACGATTATTCCTGTTACGGGTTTGCCTGCTGAAGGAAAGTTTGGCGGCGAGCCTTATGGAGAAAATGGCTATGCTTATATGGCTGTTACTGTGACTACTGGTGAACACCCTGCTTTCTATAAAATTGATACCAAAACGGGTAAGGCTGTGAAAGGTTTGACGGTAGAGGCTGACGCTATCACTACAGTAGGTAAGATGAAATATCCTTCAAAGTAA